CCGGTCGACGGGCTGCCAGCGCTGCACGACGACCGCGCCGGGGGCGAGGGTGGTGGTCTTCGGCGGGGGCACCTGCGCGGCCGACGCCTTCCGGACACGCGCGATCATGAGTTCGAGGGCCTCACGCACGGCGGGGTCGAGCCCGGTCAGGGCCGTATTCAGCTCCGCCGCGCCCACGCGGACGGTCGCCGGCTCGGCGCCGTCGAAGCGAGCGGACTGCTCGCGGAGCGCCGGCTCGCCGCGGTCGCGAACGTCGTCGATCAGCTCCGCGGCGGTCGCGAGGGCGGCGGACACGTCGACGGCCGGACGGGGCAGCGCGGCATGCAGTTCGTGCGGTTGCGGGAACGTGCGGCGGAAGTCGATGGTGCGCAGCATGATTGGTCAATCGTACTGGCACGGCCGATGGACTCAGGCGAGTGAACGCGCGCCGACACCGGTAGCGTTGGCGCGTGAATGCACGGGGTGGCTCCGAGGGCGAAGCGTCCGACCGGGCGGGAGTCTGCTACTCCGCCTCGTACGATGGCACGCCGTCCTTCCACGCCGATCGGCTCGACGTCGTGTTCGCGCCGCCGAACGACCCGAGTTCGACGACCGCGCGGGTCGCGGCGACGCTCCACGGTTTCCTGCTTCTCGCCCGGGACCGACCATCCGCCATCCCTCCCACCCTCGTCGCGATCGGCACGAGCGATGCGCTTGTCACGGTTCTCTTCGATCGTCCTCCCCTGCCGTTCCTGTTGTCGCTGCGGGCGCCGGACTCATGGGTGCACCACGACCCCATCACGGGCGCCGACGCACGATCCATCGAGTTCGTGGCGGCGGACCTCTACGACGCCCTCGACGAACCGCACGACGTCGAACGAATGCCGAGGACGTCGCTCGTTCTTGAACCCGAGCCCGGCGCGCGCCACCGAGGGGAACGCCTCGACACGGTGGCCAGCCCGCACGTGATCGAGCTCCGGTGGTTCGGCGACCTCGCCGGCCCGGAACCGCTCGAACCCCCGGCAGGCCTGCTCACCCGACTGCGGGGATACGCCTGGCGGGAAGAGCACTAGGCGGCTCGCCCCGCCCTACGACACGGCGCCGGGCCCGAGCAATGTGAGCAGCTCACCGGCCAGGTCGGCTCCGCCGCGCACGCGGTGCGGCAGCTCGAACGTTCGGATCGACTGTGCCGTGTGCAGCCGCAGTCGCACTTCGTTGTCGCCGGGATGACGCCGCAGGGTCGCCCCCAGATCCGTCACGACCTTCGTTGTCGCAACCGTGTCGACGAGGTCGATCGTGAGCGACCGCTGCTCGACGCCGCCCTGCAGCCTCGGCTGCGAGAGCCGCTTTGCGTGCAGGCTGACGCCGTCATCGCGCAGCTGCACGCGCGCTTCGAGCACGACGATCGTGTCGGGCTTGAGGAGCTCATGGAAGTCTTTGTAGGAGCGGCCGAGAAACATGACGCTGATCTCGCCGCCGAAGTCTTCGATGGTGATCTGCCCGAACGGGTTGCCGCTCGAGCGAGCGACGCGGTGCTGCACCGACGTGATGAGGCCCGAGACCGTGACCGTGTCACCGTCGGAGTAGCCGCCGTTCTCGTCCTGCAGGTCGAGGATCGAGGTCGATGCGAGCTTGCCGAGTTCCTGCTCCAAGCCCTTCAGGGGGTGATCCGAGACGTACAGGCCGAGCATGTCGCGCTCGAACGCGAGCTTTTCGCGGCGCTGGAACTCCGGCAGGTCGGGCACCTGCTCGGTGTCCTCCTCGAACTCCACGAGCCCGGCGAAGAGGTCGATCTGCCCGTGGGCTTCATTGCGCTTGCGTGATGTCGACGCGTCGATCGCATCCTCGTGGATCTCGACGAGCGCGCGGCGCGTGTTCCCGAGCGAGTCGAAACCGCCGGCCTTGATGAGCGATTCGATCGTGCGCTTGTTGGCGACGCCGAGCGGCACCTTGCGAAGGAAGTCGTGGAAGCTCTCGAAGCGGCCCTGCTCCGCCCGGGCGCGCACGATCTCGTCCACCACGTTCGCCCCGACGTTGCGCACCGCGCCCATGCCGAAGCGGATGTCGTCGCCGACGGCGGCGAAACGCAGCTTCGACTCGTTGACGTCGGGCGGGAGCACGTCGATGTGCATGCGGCGGCACTCGTTGAGGTACAGCGCGAGCTTGTCACGCGAATCACCCACCGACGTCAGCAGCGCCGCCATGTACTCGGCCGGGTAGTGGGCTTTGAGGTAGGCCGTCCAGTACGACACCACGCCGTAGGCCGCCGAGTGCGCCTTGTTGAACGCGTAGTCCGAGAACGGCAGCAGGATGTCCCACAGCTTCGTGATCGCCTCGTCCGAATAGCCCCGCTCGCGCATGCCTCCAGAGAAGGCCACGAACTGCTTGTCGAGCTCCGACTTCTTCTTCTTGCCCATCGCGCGGCGCAGGATGTCCGCCTGGCCGAGGCTGTAGCCCGCAACCCTCTGGGCGACGGCCATCACCTGCTCCTGGTAGATGATGAGGCCGTAGGTCTCGCCGAGGATCTCGGCCAGCGGCTCCTCAAGCTCCGGATGGATCGGCGTGATCTCTTGGAGGCCGTTCTTCCGCAGCGCGTAGTTCGTGTGGGAGTCGGCGCCCATCGGGCCCGGGCGGTACAGCGCGATGACCGCCGAGATGTCCTCGAACTTGTCGGGCTTCATGAGCCGGAGCAGCGAGCGCAGCGGCCCGCCATCCAGCTGGAACACACCGAGGGTGTCGCCGCGGGACAGCAGCTCGTACGCCGCGCGATCATCAAGGGGTAGCGTCTCGAGGTCGAGCGTCTCGTCCCGGTTCGACTCGATGTTGTCGAGCGCATCCGAGATGATCGTCAGGTTCCGCAGCCCGAGGAAGTCCATCTTGATCAGCCCGAGCGACTCGCACGCCGGGTAGTCGAACTGCGTGACGATCTGCCCGTCCTGCTCCCGCTTCATGATCGGGATGATGTCGATGAGCGGGTCGGACGACATGATCACGCCCGCCGCGTGCACGCCCCATTGCCGCTTCAGGTTCTCGATGCCACGGGCGGTCTCGAACACCTTCTTCGAGTCGGGGCTCTGCTCGATGAGCGCGCGAACCTCGCCCGCCTCCTGGTATCGGGGATGGTCCGAATCGACGATGCCGCCGAGCGGAATGTCCTTCCCCATGACGGCCGGCGGCATCGCCTTCGTGAGCTGCTCGCCCGTCGAGAATGGGTAGCCGAGCACACGGGAGGCGTCCTTGAGCGCCTGCTTCGCCTTGATCGTGCCGTAGGTGACGATCATGGCCACGCGGTCGGAGCCGTATTTCTCCGTCACGTAGTGGATGACCTCGGAGCGACGACGGTCATCGAAGTCGACATCGAAGTCCGGCATCGAGACGCGGTCCGGGTTGAGGAAGCGCTCGAAGATGAGACCGTGCTCGAGCGGGTCGAGGTCGGTGATGCGCATCGCGTACGCGACCATCGACCCGGCTCCGGAGCCGCGGCCGGGACCGACCCGGATGCCGTTGTCCTTCGCCCAGTTGATGAAGTCGGCGACGACGAGGAAGTAGCCGGGGAACCCCATGCTCCTGATGACGTCGATCTCGTAGTCGGCCTGCCTGCGCACCTGATCCGGCACGCCGTCCGGATAGCGGTAGGCAAGACCCTTGTCGACCTCCTTGACGAACCACGTCTCCTCGGTCTCGCCCTCGGGAACGGGGAACCGCGGCATGTAGCTCGTCTCGGTGTCGAAGGCTGCGTTGCAGCGCTCGGCGACGAGCAGCGTGTTGTCGCAGGCCTCGGGATGATCGCGGAAGATGAACCGCATCTCGCCGGCCGACTTCAGGTAGTACCCCGTGCCGTTGAACTGGAACCGGTTCGGGTCGTCCATTGTCGACCCCGATTGCACGCAGAGCAGCGCGGAGTGCGCCTCGGCGTCGTGCGCGTGCGTGTAGTGCAGGTCGTTCGTCGCGAGCAACGGCAGGTCGAGGTCCTTCGCGAGCTGCAGCAGATCGCCCATGACGCGGCGCTCGATGTCGATGCCGTGGTCCATGAGCTCGCAGTAGAAGTTCTCCTTGCCGAAGATGTCGCGGAACTCGGCCGCAGCCTCGCGCGCCTCCCGGTACTGACCGAGTCGCAACCGCGTCTGCACCTCGCCGGAGGGGCATCCGGTCGTGGCGATGAGCCCCTTGCCGTACTGCTGCAGGAGCTCACGGTCCATGCGCGGCTTGAAGTAGTACCCCTCGAGCGACGCGAGCGAGTTGAGGCGGAAGAGATTGTGCATCCCCTCGGTCGACTCGCTGAACATCGTCATATGCGTGTACGCGCCCGAGCCCGAGACGTCGTCGCCGCCGCCGTCGCCCCACTTGACGCGCGTGCGGTCGGAGCGGTGCGTTCGCGGTGTCAGGTACGCCTCGGTGCCGATGATCGGCTTGATGCCGGCCTTCGTCGCAGCGTCGGCGAACGCCTTGGCGCCGAAGACGTTGCCGTGGTCAGTCATGGCGATGGCCGGCATGTTCTCGGCGGCGGCCGCCGCCATGAGTTCATCGAGGCGCGCGGCGCCGTCGAGCATCGAGAACTCCGTGTGCACGTGCAGATGTACGAACGAGTCTTTCTCAGACACGTAGCCTCCCCAGATCCGGCCCACCAGCCTACGCGCGAAGCGGATCCGGACGCTCGCGGCGCGTCGGCCGCTCGTGTCGCCGCTCGCTCCGTGCGGGCCGGCGACCGGTCCGCGCGTGAGGACTACACGATCCCGTCGCGCAGCAGCTCGAGGGCGTGTGCGAGATCGTCGGGGTACGCGCTCACGAACTCACGGAGTTCGCCCGTCTCGGGGTGTGCGAACGACAGGCGCATAGCATGCAGCCACTGCCGCGTGAGGCCGAGCGCCTCGGCGAGCGTGGGATCGCCTCCGTACAGGGGGTCGCCGACGCAGGGATGGCGCTGCGCCGCCATGTGGACGCGAATCTGATGCGTGCGACCCGTTTCCAGGTGCACTTCGAGCAGGCTGCCCCGGCGGAACGCCTCAAGGGTCTCGTAGTGGGTCACGGACGGCTTGCCCTCGGCCGTGACCGCAAACTTCCACTGCGAGCCCGGGTGGCGGCCGATCGGCGCGTCGATGGTGCCGCGAAGGGGGTCTGGATGTCCCTGCACGGCGGCGTGATAGACCTTGCCGACCTCGCGATCGTGAAAGGCGCGTTTGAGGGCGGCGTAGGCGCCCTCGCTCTTCGCGACGACCATGAGGCCGGAGGTGCCGACATCCAGTCGGTGCACGATGCCCTGCCGCTCGGCCGCGCCGGAGGTGGAAATGCGGAAGCCGCCCGCCGCGAGCGCCCCGAGCACGGTCGGCCCCTCCCAACCCACCGAGGGGTGGGCGGCGACACCGACGGGCTTGTCGATCACGACGAAACCGGGCTCATCGTGCACCACGCGGAGGCCCGGCACCTCGATCGGCACAACTTTGACGGGCGCCGCGGGCTGCCACGTGACCTCAACGAGGGTGCCGGCGACGAGCCGATCGGACTTGGCAGCCGGCCGTCCGTCGACGACGACGCCGCCGTCCGCGGCGATCTCGGCGACCGCCGTGCGGCTGAGCCCGAGGAGCTTCGCGAGGCCGGCGTCGACGCGTGCGCCGTCGAGCCCCTCGGGCACGGGGAGAGTGCGCGACTCGCTCATGCGCGAATCCCCGGCGCGTCGGTCTCAGGTTCCCCCGGCTTGGGCTCCCCCGGCTCGGGTTCCCCCGGCTCGAGCTCCCCCGGCTCAGGCTGCCGCTTTGGCGTGCGGCCCCGGGTTCCGTCGAGGCGCACGTCGCGCAGTGTGAGCCACACGAACAGGATCATGCCGAACACGATGCCCATGTCGGCGACGTTGTAGATCGCGGGCAGCAACCACGGGGTCGAGATGACGTCCACGACGTGGCCGACGCCGAAGCCCGGGGGCCGGAACAGGCGGTCGGTGAGATTGCCGAGCACCCCCCCGAGCACGAGGCCGAAGACGGTGGCCCACGCGAACGACCGGATGCGCCGTGCCAGGACGGCGATCACGATCACGACGATGACGGCGAAGGCCGTGAAGATCCAGGTCTGTCCGGCCGCTAACGAGAATGCCGCACCGGGGTTGCGCACGAAGTGCCATTGCAGCACGGGGCCGAGCACCTCGATGACCTGTCCCTCGACCATGTTCGTCTCGACCACGATCTTGACGAACTGGTCAACCGCGTACCAAACCACCGCAACCGTCGCGAGGAGGGCGAGGGCGATCGCCCTGCTTCGCGACGGCTGGGAAGTCGGTGCCGCGGCACCGTGAGCGTGTTGCTGCGTCACCTGGGGCTACGGTTGCTGGGCAACCGGGCCCTGCGGCTCGATGTTCGACGCCTGCTTGTTGAGATCGTTGAGCTGTCCCTCGATGTAGGCGCGCAGCTCGTTGCGGTATTCGCGCTCGAAGATACGCAGTTCCTCGATGCGCGCCTCGAGCTTCTGCTTCTGCTCCTCCGCGCGACCTACAGTCTCGCGCTCGCGTCGCTCGGCGTCGGCCACGATCTGCGCGGCGCGCGCCTGGCCCTCGCTCGCGAGGTTCTTCGCGTTCAACTCGGCCTCGGCGAGTACCTGCTGGGCCTTCGACTCGGCTTCCGCGATCAGCTCGTCGCGGCGGCGAGCGCCGTCGGCAACGTGCTCGTCGTGCAGGCGCCGCGCGAGCAACAGCAGCGAGTTCGACGTCTCAGCCTCGTTCTCGGGTGTCGACGAATCGTCCTGAATGCTGGCGAGGTCGTCGAACTGCGAGGGCATCCCCTGCGTAGCGGGGGCGGCGGCCGGCGTCTGCTCGGGCGCCTGCGCCTGGTTTGCGGGAGTCTCGGTCGGGGCCTCGACCTGCGGTGCGGCCGCGGGCGCCGGTGCGCCCTTCGGGGCCTCGTCGAGGGCTCGGCGGAGCTCTTCGTTCTCGGCAATCAGCCGGCGAAGTTCAACCACGATCTCGTCGAGAAAGTCATCGACCTCGTCCTGGTCGTAGCCCTCACGGAACTTCGTCTGCTGAAACCGCTTGTTGACGACGTCTTCCGGCGTAAGTGCCATCCCGACTCCCTACTCAATGGTTCTGTGCAACGGTCTTGCCTACTGCCGTGGTCCGCACGACGCGGTGGTCAATCGGTAACACTATCGTTACCTGGTTCCGCTCGCGCTCGCCGCTGACGGGTGACGCCCACGCGGACACGATCACACTACGACACATCGTCCCCGTCCGTCACATCCCTTCCGGGCGCTGACGGCTGTGCATTAGCGGATGAAGATGACCAGGTTCGACAGGATGATCAACGCGAACATCACGATGAGCCAGGCGAGATCAATGGCGATGTTGCCGAGCCGCAGGGGCGGGACGAAGCGACGTACGAACTTCAACGGCGGATCGGTCAGGGTGTAGACGAGCTCGCACAGCAGGAGCACGACGCCCTTGGGCCTCCAGGTGCGCGCGAACAGCTGCACGTAGTCGAGAATCAGCCGTCCCCACATCACGAAGATGTAGAGGCCGATGACGAAACCGAGCAGTGCGCCGACGATCTGGAGCATTGGTTCCTCTAGTTCAGGCCAGGTGATTGGCGTGGCAGGTGTCCCGACACGTGGAACGGGACGGGCCCCGCGGGGTCCGTCCCGTTCGCAGGCGGCGACTCAGGCGAAGAAGGATGCTTCCTTTGCGGCGCCGTCGCGCTGCTGTTCCGTGTGCACCGCCACGTGGTGGGGCGAGAGCAGGAACACGCGATTCGTGACGCGCTCGATTTTGCCATAGAGGCCCTGACTGAGACCGCTCGCGAAGTCGATGAGGCGACGGGCCTCGGCATCTTCCATCTGCGAGAGGTTGATGATGACGGGCACGCCGTCGCGGAAGTGCTCAGCGATCACTTGCGCGTCCTTGTACGCCTTGGGGTTCACGGTGAGGATCTCGTTCATCTCGCTCGCCACTGGGTTCTGCACCGGCTTCGATGCGTTCGGATTGATGGGGGTGACCGGTGCGGGAGGCTGCTCATCGACGGCCTCGTGGCGCTCCGACCGCACGTACGGTTCCTGGCGGCTCGCCCGCTCGGTGCGCTCCGTGCGGGTGGCCGCGGCCGGCGGAGCCTGGCGCGGCGCCTCATACTGCTCGTCGTCCTCTTCGGCCAGTCCGAGATAGACCATTGCATTGCGCAGCGGGTTCGCCATGTTGTACCTCCGTGATGTCGCCTTCGAGAACGCTACGGCCGGCGGGGGCGTTTTCCCGTGATTGCCGCGCCGATTCGAAGGTGTGTCGCCCCCTGTGAAATCGCTGAACGAAAGTCGCCGCTCATCCCCATCGAGAGCGCGGTCGCCTCGGGAGCGATGGACCGGATGCGCTCGGAGCGCCGGCGAACGGTCTCGAAGGCGTGATCGGGATCGTCGCCGAGCGGGGCGACTGCCATGAGTCCGCGGAGGCGAAGCGTCGGGGTCGCGAGCACCTGCTCGACGAGCGGTTCGAGCCCTGCGTCGTCGACGCCGCCGCGCCCCGCATCGTCCGTGAGATTCACCTGCACGAAGACGTCGAGCGGGGACGGGCGTGAGATCGACGCCAGCGCATTCACGAGCTCAGGCCGGTCGATCGCATGCAGGCAGCTCGCGTACGCGGCGATCTGTCGCGCCTTGTTCGTTTGTATCTGGCCGACGAAGTGCCACTCGGGGGCAGGCGAGTCGGCGAGGAGCCCGGCCACGGCCGCGGCCTTCTCCCTCGACTCGGGGTGTCGACTCTCGCCGAATCGGCGCTCGCCGAGCGCGATGAGGTCGCGCACGAGCGTGGCGGGGTGGAACTTCGTCACGACGATGAGCGCCGGCAGGTCATCGGCACGACCGGCCCGGGCGCTGGCGTCGCGGATCTCCTCGCGGACGCGTGCGAGACGCCCGGCGAGCTCGGGGTCGGCGGGATCGCCGGGCTCCGCGATGGGCGTCGACACGTGGCCTACTTCAGGAAGTCGGGGATGTCGAAGGGGTCGTCGCTGACGTCGTCGTAGCTGCGCTGCGGCTGCGCGGGCTGCACGGTCGGAGCCTCTGCCGTGGACCAGGCGGGGGCCGGGGCGTTCGTCGCAGACTGCGAGTGCTCGGTGCGAGCCGCTTCCTGACGACGCGGTGCGGCGTCGCTCGGCGTCGCCGCACCCGCGCCGTTCGCCGACGAGCCGTACGCGCTGACGCCGACCGGCTCGGGCCGTGGCTCGGCCTCGTGCGCGGTCGCCGCCGGGTGACCGATCGTGACGGCGCGCGAGGCGTCGTCGGCTCGCTGGGTCGAGCCCGCACCTGCGGTCGAGCCGCCGCTCGTCTGGGCCCCGAGGGTGGCGCCGGCGTCAACATCCTTTCGGACCTTCGGCTCGCCGGAGTCGAAGCCGGCGGCGATGACCGTCACCCGCACCTCGTCGCCGAGCGAGTCGTCGATCGCCGTGCCGAAGATGATGTTCGCGTCGGAGTGGACGACCTCTTCGACGAGCCGCGCGGCGTCGCTGATCTCCAGCAGGCCGAGGTTCGAGCCACCCTGGATCGACAGCAGCACACCGTGCGCCCCCTCGATCGATGCCTCGAGGAGCGGGGATGCGACGGCGAGTTCCGACGCCTTGATCGCCCGGTCGGCCCCCCGGGACGAGCCGATGCCCATGAGTGCCGTGCCGGCGCCCTTCATGACCGACTTCACGTCGGCGAAGTCGAGGTTGACGAGGCCGGGCGTGGTGATGAGGTCGGTGATGCCCTGGACGCCGGCGAGGAGCACCTGGTCGGCCGTCGAGAAGGCCTCGAGCATGGAGATGCCGCGGTCGCTGATCTCGAGCAGCCGGTCGTTCGGCACGACGATGAGGGTGTCGACCTCTTCCTTGAGGGCCGCGACGCCGACTTCGGCCTGCTGCATGCGGCGGCGGCCCTCGAAGCCGAAGGGCTTCGTGACCACACCGATGGTGAGCGCGCCGATGGAGCGGGCAATGCGCGCGACCACGGGCGCGCCGCCCGTTCCGGTGCCGCCGCCCTCCCCGGCGGTGACGAACACCATGTCGGCGCCAGCAAGCGCCTGCTCGATCTCTTCCGCGTGGTCTTCGGCGGCACGGCGGCCGATCTCGGGGTCGGCTCCCGCGCCGAGCCCGCGCGTGAGCTCGCGGCCCACGTCGAGCTTGACGTCGGCGTCGCTCATGAGCAGCGCCTGTGCGTCGGTGTTGATGGCGATGAATTCCACGCCGCGCAGGCCGAGCTCGATCATGCGGTTGACGGCATTGACGCCGCCACCGCCGATGCCGACGACCTTGATGACGGCGAGGTAATTGTTGGTGTTCGACACGTGTCCGGCCCCTCGTTGATTGTCCGATCCCGCCGGCACCTCGTGGCGGCCACACCGTGTGGACTGCCCGATCGTGACGACGCGGGAGCGGATTCGTCGCGGTCTGCGATTCCTGGTCACGACGGTACGTCTGGGCCGCCCCTCCGGCGCGGAGGGCGTGGGGAGTGTCGCGCGCACCCTGCTATGAATCCCCAGGTCGCCTCAACCTTGAGGTGAAACTTGAAGGTCCGGCGTGTGCCCGCCTCACCGGGTGACGGGAGCCTCCGGGCTCGAGACGTCGTACTGCGACGGCGGGGCGTCGCTGGTGGCGGCGATGAGCGCCAGGAGCACCTCGACCTTCTTCGTCGACTCATCGGCGCTTCCCCACACGACACTCGTACCGTCGCGCAGCTCGAGCGTCACGTCGTCCAGTGAGGCCGCCTCGATCGTGGCGACCTGCGAGCGGAACGCGCTCGGCAACGCGAGCGACACTTCTGCGGCCGAGGCGAAGGCGTCCGAGCCCGGGTCGCCACCGCGGAGCTCGAGCGAGGGCACGTCCATCGGCGCGGTCGCGGCATCCCAGAGCGCAATGCCCGCGGCGTCGTAGACGGTGAAACCGCCCCCGTTCGGAAGGGCGCCGATCGCCTGTCGCTCGATGACCTCAACGACGAGGGTCGAGGGCGGCTCGGCCCGCGTGGAATAGCTCTGCACCAACACGAAGGGCGCGAGCCGCTCGGCGATGTCACCGCTCCCGACCAGGGCGAGCGGTCGGCCCTCGAGATCGGCGAGCGCCTGGTGGACCGTCGCCTCGTCAAGGCGATCGAGCCCCTCCACCTCGATCGTGCGCACCGACATCACCGGTGAGAACAGGGCGACGGCAACGAACACCGCCAGCGCCACGAGGGGCGCGACGATCGCGACGATCACGCCGCGCCGTCGAGTGCGATGGCGGGTGAACCGGCGCGCTTCCGAGGGACGGCGCGACGCACCGCCACCCGTGCCATCCGCTTGGCGGCCGCCGCCCGCCCCGACGGTCACGCGCCGCGGCCCTGTCCCGGACCACCGCCCCGCAGTGCGTCGAGCAGCTGCGGGATGATCCGGTACACGTCGCCGCAGCCGAAGGTGATGACGACGTCGCCCGCCCGGGCGACTGACGCCGTGTGGTCGGCCGCGTCCTGCCAATCGGGTTGGTAGGAGACCCGGCCCGGGTCGGAGAACTCCTTCGAGACGAGCTCGCCGGTGACCCCGGGGATCGGATCCTCGCGGGCACCGCACACGTCGAGCACGACCGTGTGATCGGCGAGCCGCTCGTAGACCTCCGCGAACACGTCGCTCATGGCCTGCGTGCGCGAGTACAGATGCGGCTGGTGAACCGCGATGATCCGCCCGTCGCCGACGACGGTGCGCGCGGCGGTGAGCGCGGCCTCCACCTCTGCCGGGTGATGCGCGTAGTCGTCATAGACCCGCACGCCACGCACGGTGTCGTGCAGTTCGAAGCGTCGCTTCGTGCCACCGAAGCGCGAGAGGCCATCGAGCACGGCTCGCGGAGCGAAGCCGAGATGCACGAGGACCGCGAAGGCTCCGGCCGCGTTGAGCGCGTTGTGGTGACCGGGGACCTCGAGCTCACCGTCGTAGACGCCGCCGTCGTACGCGATGCGGAACGTCGTCGCGCCACCTGCGGTCGCGACGCTGCTCAGCCGGACATCGGCGGTCTCGGCCTCGCCGAAGGTGATGACCCGCTCGTTGCCGATCCGGGGCGTGATCTCGACCGCGAGGGGATCGTCGCTCGAGATGACGTCCCCCTCGCTCGCGCGGCTTGCGAAGTCGACGAATGCCCGCTCGAAGGCGTCGATCGTGCCGTAATGGTCGAGGTGGTCGTCATCGACGTTCGTGATGAGCGCAACGGCCGTGTCGTAGAAGAGGAACGACCCGTCCGACTCGTCGGCCTCGACGACGAAGGTCTCGCCGGTCCCGAGGCGCGACGACGTCCCGAGACCGCCGATGACGCCGCCGTTGACGAAGCTCGGGTCGGCCCCCATCGCCTCGAGCGCCGTGACGATCATCCCGGTCGACGTGGTCTTGCCGTGCGCACCCGCGACGGCGACGAGGCGGCGTCCACGGGTAAGCCACGCGAGCGCCTGCGACCGATGCAGCACCGTGAGCCCGAGCTCGCGTGCCCGCACGAGCTCCGGGTTGTCCGGCCACAGGGCGCTCGTGACGACGAGCGTCTCGGCGTCGCCCACATTCGCCGCGTCGTGGCCGATGGCGATGCGCGCGCCCCGCTCACGGAGTTCCGTCGTAGCCGCGTTCTCGGTGCGGTCCGACCCGGAGACGCGGATCCCCCGGTCGAGCAGCATGCGCGCGATACCGCTCATGCCCGACCCGCCGATGCCGACGAGGTGCACTGCCCCCAGGTCGTCGGGTATGGCGACGTTCGGGTCTGGCTTGATCATCCTGCCTCCTGCGTGCTCCTGCCCGTTCGGGCTCGTCGCGGTGCGCGTCCGATCACGGTCGCGACCGATCAAGGTTACGCGGCACGGCCAAGCGCGTGATCGACGAGGCGCACGACGCGGGCGGCGCCGTCTCGCACGCCGATCCGCGACGCGACCGCGCCCATCCGCTCGAGTGTCGCTCGGTCGCCGAGGAGCGGCAGCAGCTCGACCTCGACCCAGCCGGGCGTGAAGTCGGCGTCGCGCACCGTGCGAGCGGCTCCCGTGGCGACGTGCTCGCGGATGTTGACCGCCTGCTCGCCGTTCCCGGCGGGATAGGGCACGTACACCGCCGGGAGGCCGACGGCCGTGATCTCGCTCACGGTCGAGGAACCTGAGCGGCACACGACGAGGTCGGCCGCGGAAAAGGCCAGGTCCATCCGGTCGCAGTACTCGACAACGTGGTAATGGCCGATACCCGGGTCGTCGAACGCCGAGAGCCGGCCGACGATGTGCAGCAGCTGCCACCCCGCCTCGACGATCCGGGTGCCGGAGACGCGCATCGTCTCGTTGAGCTGCTTCGCACCGAGCGATCCGCCCGTCACCAGCAGGGTCGGGCGATCCGGGTCGAGGCCGAAGGCGTCGATCGCCTCGGATCGACGCGCTGCCCGGTCGAGCAGTTCGATCTCGCGCCGAAGGGGCATGCCAACAAACTGCGCGCCCGGCAGCGGCGTCTGCGTGAAGGCGGTGCCGATGCGGCTCGCCCACTTCGCCCCCAGCT
This sequence is a window from Pseudoclavibacter endophyticus. Protein-coding genes within it:
- the dnaE gene encoding DNA polymerase III subunit alpha; its protein translation is MSEKDSFVHLHVHTEFSMLDGAARLDELMAAAAAENMPAIAMTDHGNVFGAKAFADAATKAGIKPIIGTEAYLTPRTHRSDRTRVKWGDGGGDDVSGSGAYTHMTMFSESTEGMHNLFRLNSLASLEGYYFKPRMDRELLQQYGKGLIATTGCPSGEVQTRLRLGQYREAREAAAEFRDIFGKENFYCELMDHGIDIERRVMGDLLQLAKDLDLPLLATNDLHYTHAHDAEAHSALLCVQSGSTMDDPNRFQFNGTGYYLKSAGEMRFIFRDHPEACDNTLLVAERCNAAFDTETSYMPRFPVPEGETEETWFVKEVDKGLAYRYPDGVPDQVRRQADYEIDVIRSMGFPGYFLVVADFINWAKDNGIRVGPGRGSGAGSMVAYAMRITDLDPLEHGLIFERFLNPDRVSMPDFDVDFDDRRRSEVIHYVTEKYGSDRVAMIVTYGTIKAKQALKDASRVLGYPFSTGEQLTKAMPPAVMGKDIPLGGIVDSDHPRYQEAGEVRALIEQSPDSKKVFETARGIENLKRQWGVHAAGVIMSSDPLIDIIPIMKREQDGQIVTQFDYPACESLGLIKMDFLGLRNLTIISDALDNIESNRDETLDLETLPLDDRAAYELLSRGDTLGVFQLDGGPLRSLLRLMKPDKFEDISAVIALYRPGPMGADSHTNYALRKNGLQEITPIHPELEEPLAEILGETYGLIIYQEQVMAVAQRVAGYSLGQADILRRAMGKKKKSELDKQFVAFSGGMRERGYSDEAITKLWDILLPFSDYAFNKAHSAAYGVVSYWTAYLKAHYPAEYMAALLTSVGDSRDKLALYLNECRRMHIDVLPPDVNESKLRFAAVGDDIRFGMGAVRNVGANVVDEIVRARAEQGRFESFHDFLRKVPLGVANKRTIESLIKAGGFDSLGNTRRALVEIHEDAIDASTSRKRNEAHGQIDLFAGLVEFEEDTEQVPDLPEFQRREKLAFERDMLGLYVSDHPLKGLEQELGKLASTSILDLQDENGGYSDGDTVTVSGLITSVQHRVARSSGNPFGQITIEDFGGEISVMFLGRSYKDFHELLKPDTIVVLEARVQLRDDGVSLHAKRLSQPRLQGGVEQRSLTIDLVDTVATTKVVTDLGATLRRHPGDNEVRLRLHTAQSIRTFELPHRVRGGADLAGELLTLLGPGAVS
- a CDS encoding RluA family pseudouridine synthase, with amino-acid sequence MSESRTLPVPEGLDGARVDAGLAKLLGLSRTAVAEIAADGGVVVDGRPAAKSDRLVAGTLVEVTWQPAAPVKVVPIEVPGLRVVHDEPGFVVIDKPVGVAAHPSVGWEGPTVLGALAAGGFRISTSGAAERQGIVHRLDVGTSGLMVVAKSEGAYAALKRAFHDREVGKVYHAAVQGHPDPLRGTIDAPIGRHPGSQWKFAVTAEGKPSVTHYETLEAFRRGSLLEVHLETGRTHQIRVHMAAQRHPCVGDPLYGGDPTLAEALGLTRQWLHAMRLSFAHPETGELREFVSAYPDDLAHALELLRDGIV
- the lspA gene encoding signal peptidase II, which gives rise to MTQQHAHGAAAPTSQPSRSRAIALALLATVAVVWYAVDQFVKIVVETNMVEGQVIEVLGPVLQWHFVRNPGAAFSLAAGQTWIFTAFAVIVVIVIAVLARRIRSFAWATVFGLVLGGVLGNLTDRLFRPPGFGVGHVVDVISTPWLLPAIYNVADMGIVFGMILFVWLTLRDVRLDGTRGRTPKRQPEPGELEPGEPEPGEPKPGEPETDAPGIRA
- a CDS encoding DivIVA domain-containing protein, whose product is MALTPEDVVNKRFQQTKFREGYDQDEVDDFLDEIVVELRRLIAENEELRRALDEAPKGAPAPAAAPQVEAPTETPANQAQAPEQTPAAAPATQGMPSQFDDLASIQDDSSTPENEAETSNSLLLLARRLHDEHVADGARRRDELIAEAESKAQQVLAEAELNAKNLASEGQARAAQIVADAERRERETVGRAEEQKQKLEARIEELRIFEREYRNELRAYIEGQLNDLNKQASNIEPQGPVAQQP
- a CDS encoding YggT family protein; translated protein: MLQIVGALLGFVIGLYIFVMWGRLILDYVQLFARTWRPKGVVLLLCELVYTLTDPPLKFVRRFVPPLRLGNIAIDLAWLIVMFALIILSNLVIFIR
- a CDS encoding cell division protein SepF; this translates as MANPLRNAMVYLGLAEEDDEQYEAPRQAPPAAATRTERTERASRQEPYVRSERHEAVDEQPPAPVTPINPNASKPVQNPVASEMNEILTVNPKAYKDAQVIAEHFRDGVPVIINLSQMEDAEARRLIDFASGLSQGLYGKIERVTNRVFLLSPHHVAVHTEQQRDGAAKEASFFA